A single region of the Kwoniella botswanensis chromosome 1, complete sequence genome encodes:
- a CDS encoding glycine dehydrogenase gives MSIHVVRRAAVGRQLLARPVSLSSRSISSSSYLLRPHPTTPAHSSTTAVQPHPHPPSTSFHPSKSSIFTPLDTFLPRHLGPRQSDVESMLSTLGYKSMDAFIDDTIPKGIRVDALTDKEGDKTGIRPFSELELARRVEEVASLNKPMKSYIGMGYHNAIVPPVIQRNVLENPAWYTAYTPYSPEQSQGRLESLINFQTVTISLTGLPIANASLLDEATAAGEAMAMCLASVPKNKLSKGKKVFLVSPSVAPQTIAVLQTRASGFGIDLKVAKSNETFVQEVEALGEEKLMGALVQYPDVNGNIGDWQEVASKVKSTGAKMVVASDLLALTMLQPPGEWGADIVCGNSQRFGVPVGYGGPHAAFFACTDDLKRKMPGRLVGLSKDSRGGPAYRLALQTREQHIRREKATSNVCTAQALLANMTAMYAVYHGPEGLRKIAGKVHSLTRILSESLASLGFTTVNKTYFDTLTIGVSSAGVTAAQVHEESIKASINFRPIDDKTIGITLDESVGPLDLTDIVNVFYRVKGQKDIEPEHLEQLASKLELSSESVTSPIAQHARTSEFLTQPVFNKHHSETHMLRYMMHLQEKDYSLVHGMIPLGSCTMKLNSTSSMAPLSWKEFGGIHPFAPVDQVKGYEVLIKELEDDLSLVTGYDATSVQPNSGASGEYAGLKVIQAYHQSKGEGHRDVCLIPLSAHGTNPASAAMVGYKVVPIKALNDGSLDLADLKEKAEKHRDNLASFMVTYPSTFGVFEEGIEEACQIVHDNGGQVYVDGANCNSLVGLTSLGRVGGDVSHTNLHKTFSIPHGGGGPGVGPISCKSHLAPFLPTHPLVATGGSQAIPAVSAAPYGSASINTISWAYIKMLGGEGLTEVSKIALLNANYIAERLRPYYNVRFSNKNGRVAHECLVDLGEFEKSAGLKVSDFSKRLQDYSFHPPTAQWPISTCWLIEPTESESKAELDRFIDALISIRKEVDEIVSGEQSKENNVFKNAPHPLSILVDDKWDKPYSREKAVFPVPSLKKNKFWPSVGRVDDAAGDLNLICECGSVEEYA, from the exons ATGTCTATTCACGTTGTAAGACGAGCAGCCGTAGGGCGCCAACTACTGGCTAGACCCGTGTCCTTGTCATCACgttcaatctcctcatcctcttatcTCCTTAGACCTCATCCCACCACTCCAGCACACTCCTCTACAACGGCTGTCCAaccccatcctcatcctccatcgaCTTCATTCCAcccatccaaatcatcaatcttcacTCCCCTAGACACCTTCCTTCCGCGTCATCTCGGTCCCCGTCAATCCGATGTTGAGTCGATGCTCTCTACCCTTGGGTATAAGTCCATGGACGCATTCATAGATGATACAATTCCCAAGGGGATCAGAGTCGACGCTCTTACCGATAAGGAAGGCGATAAGACTGGTATCAGACCTTTCAGCGAACTGGAATTGGCAAGAAGAGTAGAGGAAGTTGCTAGTCTGAATAAGCCCATGAAGAGTTATATCGGTATGGG ATATCACAATGCTATTGTTCCTCCTGTCATCCAACGAAAT GTCCTTGAAAACCCAGCATGGTACACTGCCTACACACCCTATTCTCCTGAACAATCCCAAGGCCGTCTCGAATCACTTATCAACTTCCAAACCGTCACTATTTCCCTTACCGGTCTTCCCATCGCCAACGCCTCCTTGTTGGACGAAGCTACCGCCGCAGGAGAAGCGATGGCTATGTGCTTGGCATCAGTACCTAAAAACAAATTATCAAAGGGCAAAAAAGTGTTCCTCGTATCTCCATCGGTCGCTCCTCAGACTATCGCCGTCTTGCAGACCAGAGCAAGTGGATTTGGAATCGACTTGAAAGTTGCTAAATCCAACGAGACCTTTGTACAAGAAGTCGAAGCattgggtgaagagaaaCTCATGGGTGCTTTGGTACAATACCCTGACGTTAATGGAAATATCGGAGATTGGCAGGAAGTAGCTTCAAAAGTGAAAAGTACAGGTGCAAAGATGGTAGTCGCTTCTGATTTGTTGGCTTTGACTATGCTTCAACCCCCTGGAGAATGGGGTGCGGATATCGTCTGTGGTAACTCTCAAAGATTTG GTGTACCCGTCGGTTACGGTGGACCTCACGCCGCGTTCTTTGCTTGTACCGATGacttgaagaggaagatgccaGGAAGATTAGTTGGTCTGAGTAAAGATTCCAGAGGTGGTCCTGCATACCGATTGGCCTTACAga CTCGAGAACAGCATATCCGAAGGGAGAAAGCTACCTCCAATGTCTGCACTGC CCAAGCACTTCTTGCCAATATGACTGCCATGTATGCTGTCTACCACGGACCAGAAGGTCTCAGGAAGATCGCTGGAAAGGTCCACTCCCTCACTCGAATCCTTTCTGAATCCCTCGCTTCTCTCGGTTTCACCACCGTCAACAAGACCTACTTCGACACCCTCACTATCGGCGTTTCTTCTGCTGGGGTTACCGCTGCTCAAGTCCACGAGGAGTCGATCAAAGCCTCAATCAACTTCCGCCCTATCGACGACAAGACTATCGGTATCACTCTAGACGAAAGTGTTGGTCCCCTCGATCTCACTGACATCGTCAACGTCTTCTACCGAGTTAAGGGACAAAAGGATATCGAACCTGAACACCTCGAACAATTAGCTTCCAAATTAGAGTTATCGTCTGAATCCGTCACCTCCCCAATCGCTCAACATGCCCGAACATCAGAGTTCCTCACTCAACCAGTATTCAACAAACACCACTCCGAAACTCACATGCTCAGATATATGATGCACTTGCAGGAGAAAGATTACTCGTTGGTACATGGTATGATCCCACTGGGATCTTGTACAATGAAGTTGAACTCTACTTCTTCGATGGCGCCTTTATCATGGAAAGAATTCGGTGGTATCCACCCATTCGCTCCCGTAGACCAAGTCAAGGGATACGAGGTGTTGATCAAGGAATTGGAAGACGATTTATCGTTGGTCACTGGATACGATGCTACCTCCGTGCAACCCAACTCAGGCGCATCAGGTGAATATGCCGGTCTTAAAGTAATTCAAGCATACCACCAATCCAAAGGTGAAGGTCACAGAGACGTTTGTCTTATCCCCCTTTCAGCTCACGGTACCAATCCCGCTTCGGCCGCGATGGTAGGATATAAAGTTGTACCTATCAAAGCTTTGAACGACGGTTCGCTCGATTTGGCCGATCTCAAAGAGAAAGCCGAGAAACATAGAGATAACCTCGCCTCGTTTATGGTTACTTACCCATCTACTTTCGGTGTATTCGAAGAAGGTATTGAAGAAGCTTGTCAGATCGTACATGATAATGGTGGTCAAGTCTATGTCGATG gtgCCAATTGTAACTCCCTTGTCGGTCTGACTTCCCTTGGTCGAGTAGGTGGTGATGTCAGTCATACCAATCTAcacaag ACCTTTTCAATCCCCCACGGTGGAGGTGGACCAGGTGTCGGCCCAATCTCATGTAAATCGCATCTCGCTCCTTTCCTCCCTACCCATCCCTTGGTTGCTACAGGGGGTTCGCAAGCCATCCCAGCTGTATCAGCAGCACCATACGGTTCCGCATCCATCAATACCATCTCTTGGGCATACATCAAGATGCTGGGTGGAGAAGGTTTGACGGAAGTTTCCAAGATCGCTTTATTGAATGCAAACTACATCGCCGAACGTCTCAGACCATACTATAATGTTAGGTTCTCCAACAAGAACGGTAGAGTCGCACATGAATGTTTGGTCGATTTGGGTGAATTTGAAAAATCAGCTGGATTGAAAGTATCCGATTTCTCCAAGAGATTACAAGATTattctttccatcctcccACTGCTCAATGGCCAATTTCAACTTGCTGGTTGATCGAACCTACCGAAAGTGAATCTAAAGCTGAACTTGATCG ATTCATCGATGCGTTGATCTCAATCCGAAAAGAGGTAGACGAAATTGTTTCAGGTGAACAATCAAAGGAGAACAACGTGTTCAAGAACGCTCCTCACCCATTGAGTATACTGGTAGATGATAAATGGGATAAACCATATTCGAGAGAAAAAGCTGTTTTCCCCGTACCTtccttgaagaagaacaagttcTGGCCATCGGTGGGAagagttgatgatg CCGCTGGTGacctcaacttgatctgTGAATGTGGTTCAGTCGAAGAATACGCATAA